The Syngnathus typhle isolate RoL2023-S1 ecotype Sweden linkage group LG3, RoL_Styp_1.0, whole genome shotgun sequence genome window below encodes:
- the psip1a gene encoding PC4 and SFRS1 interacting protein 1a isoform X2 produces MARDWKPGDLIFAKMKGYPHWPARIDEVPDGAVKPSNIKLPIFFFGTHETAFLGPKDIFPYQPNKDKYAKPNKRKGFNEGLWEIENNPKVELTAPKPIRPESLSEKGSDAGLEGDEETDDKETKPSEDSVQTEASKPKRGRKKKNEGEQDIETAEAPPASPASPAGGEAPKRRGRKPKSEKLLLLQHQDRPASGSEIDTAESDKKRKRAAEDKSKISEEDKRRKDEIKAKDGEGREPEAKKKKQSKDGNSSGASDDDEKNKGKKKQNIDVDKDGRRRKEDSSKDDAKKIDERSGAKKKEMSTDVKLQRLHSEIKISLKIDNPDVKKCLVALDEISTLQVTTQHLQKQGELIATLKKIRRFKASQDVMDKATMLYNKFKTMFLVGEGECMLSKVLNRSIAEQRQHEEAKKGTLKKAEQAQENNASTDKAGEGDHSTEENKQEPREDTSSGENLSAPVAPEAST; encoded by the exons ATGGCCCGAGACTGGAAGCCTGGTGATCTGATTTTTGCCAAAATGAAGGGCTATCCCCACTGGCCAGCCAGA ATAGATGAAGTCCCAGATGGCGCTGTGAAGCCATCCAACATTAAGTTACCCATTTTCTTCTTCGGCACGCATGAAAC TGCTTTTCTCGGCCCCAAAGACATCTTCCCGTACCAACCTAACAAAGACAAGTATGCCAAACCCAACAAGAGGAAGGGCTTCAACGAAGGACTGTGGGAGATTGAAAACAACCCCAAAGTGGAGCTGACGGCACCCAAG ccGATTCGTCCTGAATCTTTGTCTGAGAAGGGTTCAGACGCTGGCCTGGAGGGGGATGAGGAGACAGACGATAAGGAAACAAAGCCATCTGAG GACTCAGTCCAGACAGAGGCTTCTAAACCCAAGCGAGGACGTAAAAAAAAG AATGAGGGTGAGCAAGATATTGAGACAGCCGAAGCTCCCCCGGCGAGTCCCGCCAGTCCGGCAG GTGGGGAGGCCCCCAAACGACGAGGCAGGAAGCCCAAAAGTGAAAAGTTACTCCTGCTGCAGCATCAAGACCGACCAGCGTCAGGAAgtgaaat AGACACCGCTGAGTCGGATAAAAAGAGGAAGAGAGCGGCGGAGGACAAGTCCAAGATCTCTGAGGAGGACAAGCGAAGGAAGGACGAGATCAAGGCCAAGGACGGTGAGGGCAGAGAGCCAGAGGCCAAGAAGAAAAAGCAGTCCAAAGACGGCAACTCCTCCGGTGCCTCAGATGACGACGAA AAAAACAAAGGCAAGAAAAAACAGAACATCGACGTGGACAAGGACGGACGGCGGCGCAAAGAGGA TTCGAGCAAAGACGACGCCAAGAAAATCGACGAACGTTCCGGGGCTAAGAAAAAAG AAATGTCCACAGATGTCAAGCTCCAGCGACTGCACAGTGAAATCAAGATTTCCCTGAAGATAGACAATCCC GATGTGAAGAAGTGCCTGGTTGCCCTAGATGAGATCAGCACCCTTCAGGTGACCACACAGCACCTGCAGAAGCAGGGCGAACTCATCGCCACTCTGAAGAAG ATCCGCAGATTCAAAGCCAGCCAGGACGTGATGGACAAAGCCACCATGCTGTACAATAAGTTCAAGACCATGTTCCTGGTGGGCGAGGGCGAGTGCATGCTCAGCAAGGTCCTCAACAGGTCCATAGCCGAGCAGCGGCAGCACGAGGAGGCCAAGAAAGGGACGCTGAAGAAAGCGGAGCAAGCGCAAGAAAACAACGCGAGCACAG ACAAGGCAGGCGAAGGAGATCACAGCACCGAGGAAAATAAGCAGGAGCCACGTGAAGATACCTCCTCCGGGGAGAATCTCAG CGCTCCCGTTGCTCCAGAGGCCTCCACCTAA
- the snapc3 gene encoding snRNA-activating protein complex subunit 3 has product MATSSAPASDPNPNIPDYDYGNKNTKKFHIDSFRKEWLSRLKPSDYSYDIEDEDTFNANFAHEMGVSVDMMRELKEVCSPALLRCDPEDQEPDPEVVPEDSTLKTLIERKKRQDYKSSLKINKNRHDLYADEQERLFVMTKPDTVENLVPEGDVILTINIYYPATFEKFCYVRPHMTLLVLGSQSLSELRDAICCASDLQVCGEFSNTPDMVPDVVNKDIYKSAFFFFEGVFYNDMRYPECRDISQTTITWAKAKNFPPYSQAKMEDTKVADLEVKVGFPYLYCHQGDCEHVVIITDIRLTHKDDCLDRKFYPLLTHKHRTATQKCAVCYTYIARWCTTGDQFAPSHPCVFCDKCFRMLHYDADGNKLGEFLAYPYTDRGAFN; this is encoded by the exons ATGGCGACTTCCTCGGCGCCAGCGTCCGACCCCAATCCAAACATTCCAGATTACGACTACGGCAACAAGAATACCAAAAAGTTCCACATCGACTCGTTCAGAAAAGAGTGGCTGAGTAGACTCAAGCCGTCCGACTATTCCTACGACATCGAGGACGAAGACACGTTTAACGCCAATTTTGCTCACGAGATGGGAGTCAGCGTGGACATGATGCGGGAGCTCAAAGAGGTCTGCAG CCCCGCATTACTTCGTTGCGATCCCGAGGACCAGGAGCCTGACCCAGAAGTTGTACCTGAAGACTCCACGTTGAAAACTCTcat CGAAAGGAAAAAGAGGCAAGATTACAAATCCTCTCTAAAAATCAACAAGAACAGACACGACCTTTATGCAGACGAGCAG GAGCGACTATTCGTCATGACGAAACCAGATACCGTGGAAAATCTAGTCCCGGAAGGAGACGTGATTCTGACAATCAACATCTACTATCCGGCTACATTTGAAAAG TTTTGCTACGTCCGACCCCACATGACGCTGCTGGTTCTGGGCTCACAAAGCCTGTCGGAGCTGCGAGACGCCATTTGCTGCGCTAGCGACCTACAAGTGTGCGGCGAGTTCAGCAACACACCGGACATGGTGCCCGATGTAGTCAACAAA GACATCTACAAGtctgctttctttttcttcgaAGGGGTGTTTTATAACGACATGCGCTACCCCGAATGCCGCGACATCAGCCA GACCACCATCACATGGGCCAAGGCTAAGAACTTCCCGCCGTATTCCCAGGCCAAGATGGAGGACACCAAGGTGGCGGATCTGGAGGTGAAAGTGGGCTTCCCTTACCTCTACTGTCACCAGGGCGACTGTGAGCATGTCGTCATCATCACAGACATCAG ATTGACGCACAAGGACGACTGCCTGGACCGGAAGTTCTACCCGCTACTAACTCACAAACATCGAACCGCCACGCAGAAATGTGCTGTTTGCTACACTTATATTGCCAG GTGGTGCACCACCGGCGACCAGTTTGCCCCGAGTCACCCTTGCGTGTTTTGCGACAAATGCTTCCGCATGCTGCACTACGACGCCGACGGCAACAAGTTGGGCGAATTCCTGGCTTACCCCTACACGGACCGCGGCGCTTTCAACTGA
- the pla2g12a gene encoding group XIIA secretory phospholipase A2, producing MLTTSHVVFVLVIYVASVSCCEQKAETPDWRMTLKTIRNGIHKIDTYLNAALDLFGGDDGMCRYKCSDGYKPAPRPGYKPPPPNGCGTPLFGIQFDVGIPSMTKCCNQHDRCYDTCGRDKHDCDEQFQDCLETICRNVQRTLGLAHSVQACESTVTLLFDAVMHLGCKPYLDSQRESCVCQYEVKREL from the exons ATGCTAACGACAAGCCATGTTGTTTTCGTCCTGGTCATTTACGTGGCTTCTGTTTCTTGCTGTGAGCAGAAAGCGGAGACTCCTGACTGGCGAATGACTCTGAAAACGATACGCAATGGCATCCATAAAATCGACACGTATCTCAACGCGGCTCTCGACTTGTTCGGCGGCGACGACGGCATGTGTCGTTACAAATGTAGTGACG GTTACAAGCCGGCGCCTCGTCCCGGGTACAAGCCGCCGCCGCCCAACGGATGTGGAACGCCACTGTTTGGAATCCAG TTCGACGTTGGCATCCCATCCATGACCAAATGCTGCAACCAGCACGACCGCTGCTACGACACATGCGGCCGCGACAAGCATGACTGCGACGAGCAGTTCCAGGACTGTCTGGAGACCATCTGCAGGAACGTGCAACGTACTCTGGGATTGGCCCACAGTGTTCAAG CGTGCGAGTCAACCGTGACGCTGCTATTCGACGCCGTGATGCACTTGGGGTGCAAACCGTACTTGGACAGCCAGCGAGAGTCGTGCGTGTGTCAGTACGAGGTGAAGAGGGAGCTGTGA
- the dnajb14 gene encoding dnaJ homolog subfamily B member 14 — protein sequence MEGNRDEAEKCVNIASKAIEAGDKEKALKFLHKAEKLFPTARAKALLDAITKNGSSAANGAHRRRPAHNSEDFGTQATRARAESTGAESSKVFTQEQVEGVKRIKRCKDYYQVLGVTKEANEDELKKAYRKLALKFHPDKNHAPGATDAFKKIGNAYAVLSNPAKRRQYDLTGSEEPSGAGHAHGGANGFDFHRGFEADITPEDLFNMFFGGGFPSSSAQTFANGRTNYSHHGDSRQERTDERGDGGFSMFIQLMPIVVLILVSILSQMMVSPPPYSLYSRPSTGQTVKRQTENLHVNYYVTRDFKSEYKTAAALQQIEKSVEEDYVANVKTSCWKERQTKTELLYAAKVYRDERMRKKAELMTMENCKELERLNNLFRGG from the exons ATGGAAGGGAATCGAGACGAGGCTGAGAAATGTGTCAACATCGCGTCAAAAGCCATCGAGGCGGGGGACAAGGAGAAGGCGCTCAAGTTCCTCCACAAAGCCGAGAAGCTCTTCCCGACAGCGCGAGCCAAAG CCTTGCTTGACGCCATAACCAAAAACGGGAGCTCTGCGGCTAATGGCGCACATCGCAGACGACCGGCGCACAATTCGGAAGACTTCGGCACGCAAGCGACGAGGGCGCGTGCCGAGTCCACGGGAGCCGAATCGTCCAAGGTGTTTACGCAAGAGCAGGTGGAAGGTGTCAAAAG AATAAAGCGCTGTAAAGACTACTACCAAGTGCTCGGTGTCACCAAAGAAGCCAATGAAGATGAGCTGAAGAAGGCCTACAGGAAACTGGCCCTCAAGTTCCACCCGGACAAGAATCACGCTCCCGGAGCAACGGACGCCTTTAAAA AAATTGGTAATGCGTACGCGGTGCTGAGCAATCCGGCCAAACGGCGGCAGTATGACTTGACGGGAAGCGAAGAACCAAGCGGAGCAGGCCACGCCCATGGCGGCGCCAACGGCTTTGACTTCCACAGAGGGTTCGAAGCCGACATCACCCCTGAAGACCTTTTCAATATGTTCTTCGGAGGAGGCTTCCCTTCTT CAAGCGCACAGACGTTCGCCAACGGCAGGACGAACTACAGCCATCACGGCGACTCCCGACAAGAGCGGACAGACGAAAGAGGAGAC GGTGGTTTCTCCATGTTCATTCAGCTCATGCCCATCGTGGTCCTGATCTTGGTGTCAATACTGAGCCAGATGATGGTTTCCCCTCCTCCTTACAGTCTCTACTCTCGACC GTCCACGGGTCAGACGGTGAAGCGGCAGACGGAAAACCTGCACGTGAACTATTACGTCACCAGAGACTTCAAGTCGGAGTACAAAACGGCGGCGGCGCTGCAGCAGATTGAGAAAAGTGTGGAGGAAGACTACGTGGCCAATGTCAAGACTAGCTGCTGGAAGGAGAGACAGACAA AAACAGAGCTGCTGTACGCCGCCAAGGTGTATCGGGACGAGCGCATGCGCAAGAAGGCGGAGCTTATGACCATGGAAAACTGCAAAGAGCTGGAAAGACTAAATAACCTCTTTCGAGGCGGATGA
- the LOC133151255 gene encoding tetratricopeptide repeat protein 39B-like — protein MELANGNHSLHQVEKPSSGNVLEPQIDLEAALKECSSALDLFLNNKFSDALALLAPWKSQSMYHAMGFSSMLVMQAGMTFDPKDMNAAMESLSDALLTCQRFRKKTGIMETLVNLWHRQSPESLTEEEMHAELCYAEVLLQKAALTFLDESIIGFIKGGMRIRNSYQIFKECQALVQGSTEMEKTSMYVHFKGGVSMGIGSFNLMLSLLPARILKLMEFLGFSGDREVGLSELRAGASSDSLRSILSTLTLLMFHLYISVILGSGDVDLSEAEALLEPYANRFPNGALMLFYVARISLLKGNITIAEEKFHACIGAQQEWRQIHHLCYWELMWAYSFEQNWREAYHYADLLCKESKWSQAVYMFQKASILSMLPEEEVKKLGENVEDLFREVDGLRLRLAGKSIPTEKFAARKAQRYVSSKPVKLVVPALEMMYVWNGFTIVGKRADLTENILATLEKAEEELKCSSSPSDYHLDDQCVVQLLKGLCLRQLGQLDQAEVCFNRVLSSESDLKHDNYLVPFTMYEMGLLHKQRGDMEKAVFVLESAKLNYKDYSMESRLHFRIHAVLNSIDSFEAKMPPSRMAA, from the exons ATGGAGCTCGCCAATGGAAACCACTCGCTGCATCAG GTGGAAAAACCCAGTTCTGGAAATGTATT AGAACCACAAATAGATTTAGAAGCAGCTTTGAAGGAATGCTCCAGCGCCCTCGATCTCTTCCTAAACAACAAGTTTTCAGATGCCTTAGCTCTTTTAGCACCCTG GAAAAGCCAGAGCATGTACCACGCCATGGGCTTCAGCAGCATGCTCGTAATGCAGGCGGGCATGACCTTTGACCCGAAGGACATGAACGCTGCGATGGAGTCACTCAGCGACGCGCTTCTGACCTGCCAGAG GTTTAGAAAGAAAACGGGAATAATGGAGACTCTGGTCAATTTGTGGCACAGGCAATCACCTGAAAGTCTGACGGAAG AGGAAATGCACGCCGAGCTCTGCTACGCCGAAGTGCTGCTGCAGAAGGCAGCGCTCACGTTCCTCGACGAGAGCATCATCGGGTTCATCAAGGGAGGCATGAGGATCAGGAACAGCTATCAGATTTTCAA GGAGTGTCAAGCGCTGGTGCAAGGCAGCACGGAAATGGAGAAGACGAGCATGTATGTTCACTTTAAGGGCGGAGTCAGCATGGGCATTGGATCTTTTAATCTG ATGCTATCTCTCTTACCAGCTAGAATCCTCAAACTGATGGAGTTTTTGGGTTTCTCAGGGGACAGG gaggTGGGTTTGTCTGAGTTGCGAGCGGGCGCCTCCAGCGACAGCCTGCGCTCTATTCTCAGCACTTTGACTCTGCTCATGTTTCACCTCTACATCTCTGTCATTCTGG GATCTGGCGACGTGGATCTCAGTGAGGCAGAGGCTCTGCTGGAGCCTTACGCTAACAGGTTCCCGAAT GGGGCTCTCATGCTTTTCTACGTTGCAAGAATTTCCCTGCTCAAGGGAAACATCACAATT GCTGAGGAAAAGTTCCACGCTTGCATCGGCGCTCAGCAGGAGTGGCGCCAGATTCACCACCTGTGCTACTGGGAGCTCATGTGGGCTTACTCCTTTGAGCAGAATTGGCGGGAAGCGTACCACTATGCCGATCTGCTCTGCAAGGAGAGCAAATGGTCACag GCCGTCTACATGTTCCAGAAGGCGTCCATACTGAGCATGCTCCCGGAGGAGGAAGTCAAGAAACTGGGTGAAAATGTGGAGGATTTATTCag GGAGGTGGACGGTCTGCGGCTGAGGTTGGCCGGAAAGTCCATTCCGACAGAGAAGTTTGCGGCCAGGAAGGCTCAACGCTACGTCTCCTCCAAACCCGTCAAACTGGTCGTCCCAGCTTTG GAAATGATGTACGTGTGGAACGGCTTCACCATTGTTGGCAAAAGAGCCGACTTGACGGAAAACATCTTGGCTACATTGGAGAAAGCGGAGGAGGAACTCAAGTGTAGTTCAA GCCCGTCGGACTACCACCTGGACGACCAGTGTGTGGTTCAGTTGCTCAAGGGCTTGTGTCTGAGGCAGTTGGGGCAACTGGACCAGGCGGAGGTCTGCTTCAACCGCGTCCTATCCAG CGAAAGCGACCTGAAGCACGACAACTACCTGGTGCCGTTTACCATGTACGAGATGGGCCTCCTGCACAAGCAGAGGGGCGACATGGAAAAGGCCGTTTTTGTGCTTGAAAGCGCCAA GCTGAACTACAAAGACTACAGCATGGAGTCTCGACTCCACTTCCGCATCCACGCCGTGCTCAACAGCATAGACTCCTTTGAGGCCAAGATGCCGCCTTCACGCATGGCGGCGTGA
- the psip1a gene encoding PC4 and SFRS1 interacting protein 1a isoform X1, translated as MARDWKPGDLIFAKMKGYPHWPARIDEVPDGAVKPSNIKLPIFFFGTHETAFLGPKDIFPYQPNKDKYAKPNKRKGFNEGLWEIENNPKVELTAPKPIRPESLSEKGSDAGLEGDEETDDKETKPSEVPGREAEEEEEEEEGEEEEEEEEEEGPMITDQKQDDSVQTEASKPKRGRKKKNEGEQDIETAEAPPASPASPAGGEAPKRRGRKPKSEKLLLLQHQDRPASGSEIDTAESDKKRKRAAEDKSKISEEDKRRKDEIKAKDGEGREPEAKKKKQSKDGNSSGASDDDEKNKGKKKQNIDVDKDGRRRKEDSSKDDAKKIDERSGAKKKEMSTDVKLQRLHSEIKISLKIDNPDVKKCLVALDEISTLQVTTQHLQKQGELIATLKKIRRFKASQDVMDKATMLYNKFKTMFLVGEGECMLSKVLNRSIAEQRQHEEAKKGTLKKAEQAQENNASTDKAGEGDHSTEENKQEPREDTSSGENLSAPVAPEAST; from the exons ATGGCCCGAGACTGGAAGCCTGGTGATCTGATTTTTGCCAAAATGAAGGGCTATCCCCACTGGCCAGCCAGA ATAGATGAAGTCCCAGATGGCGCTGTGAAGCCATCCAACATTAAGTTACCCATTTTCTTCTTCGGCACGCATGAAAC TGCTTTTCTCGGCCCCAAAGACATCTTCCCGTACCAACCTAACAAAGACAAGTATGCCAAACCCAACAAGAGGAAGGGCTTCAACGAAGGACTGTGGGAGATTGAAAACAACCCCAAAGTGGAGCTGACGGCACCCAAG ccGATTCGTCCTGAATCTTTGTCTGAGAAGGGTTCAGACGCTGGCCTGGAGGGGGATGAGGAGACAGACGATAAGGAAACAAAGCCATCTGAG GTTCCAGgaagggaggctgaggaggaggaggaggaggaggagggagaagaggaggaggaggaggaggaggaagaagggcCTATGATCACTGATCAGAAACAGGAT GACTCAGTCCAGACAGAGGCTTCTAAACCCAAGCGAGGACGTAAAAAAAAG AATGAGGGTGAGCAAGATATTGAGACAGCCGAAGCTCCCCCGGCGAGTCCCGCCAGTCCGGCAG GTGGGGAGGCCCCCAAACGACGAGGCAGGAAGCCCAAAAGTGAAAAGTTACTCCTGCTGCAGCATCAAGACCGACCAGCGTCAGGAAgtgaaat AGACACCGCTGAGTCGGATAAAAAGAGGAAGAGAGCGGCGGAGGACAAGTCCAAGATCTCTGAGGAGGACAAGCGAAGGAAGGACGAGATCAAGGCCAAGGACGGTGAGGGCAGAGAGCCAGAGGCCAAGAAGAAAAAGCAGTCCAAAGACGGCAACTCCTCCGGTGCCTCAGATGACGACGAA AAAAACAAAGGCAAGAAAAAACAGAACATCGACGTGGACAAGGACGGACGGCGGCGCAAAGAGGA TTCGAGCAAAGACGACGCCAAGAAAATCGACGAACGTTCCGGGGCTAAGAAAAAAG AAATGTCCACAGATGTCAAGCTCCAGCGACTGCACAGTGAAATCAAGATTTCCCTGAAGATAGACAATCCC GATGTGAAGAAGTGCCTGGTTGCCCTAGATGAGATCAGCACCCTTCAGGTGACCACACAGCACCTGCAGAAGCAGGGCGAACTCATCGCCACTCTGAAGAAG ATCCGCAGATTCAAAGCCAGCCAGGACGTGATGGACAAAGCCACCATGCTGTACAATAAGTTCAAGACCATGTTCCTGGTGGGCGAGGGCGAGTGCATGCTCAGCAAGGTCCTCAACAGGTCCATAGCCGAGCAGCGGCAGCACGAGGAGGCCAAGAAAGGGACGCTGAAGAAAGCGGAGCAAGCGCAAGAAAACAACGCGAGCACAG ACAAGGCAGGCGAAGGAGATCACAGCACCGAGGAAAATAAGCAGGAGCCACGTGAAGATACCTCCTCCGGGGAGAATCTCAG CGCTCCCGTTGCTCCAGAGGCCTCCACCTAA